The following nucleotide sequence is from bacterium.
AATTCTCATCTGATGGATTTCAAGGAAACGCCGCAGGAAGTAAAGGGTGTATTCGCCATCTCTTTTGGTTCCTGATGAGGCAAAATAGCCTGCAAGTTTCCCTTTGAACTCACCAACTAAATTTGGACCCTGGTCGAAGAGCCTTTTTATCTTCCAAGAGACATTTCCGAAGTAGCAGGGGGAACCGATGAACAACACATCTGCTGAGTAAAAATAGTTGACGAAAATGATGTCTACCTTTGCTACGACGACATCTGCTCCCGCTTCCCTTGCGCCTTCGCCAATTGCTTCAGCCATCTTCTCCGTATTTCCCGTTTGGGAATCATAAACAACTAAAACCCTCATCGCTTAAAACCTCCTTTTTTATTATTATATCCGTAAAGAGGGTTCCACATCAAATTCTTCTTCCCCTTTCTTCAGGAATTCATAATAGCCTAAAACTGCAATCATTCCCGCGTTGTCTGTGCAGAGATAAAGGGGAGGGATGTAAAGTTCCCAATTTTCCTCCCTTGCCCTTTCCTCAAATTTTGCCCTTAATCTGCTGTTCGCTATCACTCCTCCGCCAAGAAGAACTCTTTTTAAGGAAAACTCTTTACATGCCATAGCGGTTTTCTCAACAAGGGTATCAACTACTGCTTCCTGAAATGAGGCGCATAAATCTTTCACGGGAATCTTGCCTTCCGCTTGAAATTTCCTTACCTCCCGCAAGACCGCTGTTTTCAACCCGCTGAAGGAGAAATCCCAGCTATCGGGAAGGAGAGGGCGAGGAAAGTCAATGAATTTTGGATTTCCCTCCTTTGCTAATTTATCAATGATTGGTCCGCCGGGATAGCCGAGGTCCAATAACTTTGCGACCTTATCAAAAGCTTCTCCAGCCGCGTCGTCCCTGGTTCTGCCAAGATATCGGACTGATTTATCCTCGTTGAGGATGAATAGATTTGTGTGTCCTCCGGAGACGACAAGGCAGAGGGCTGGCAAAGGGATATCAGGGTTTATGAGGAAATTCGCGTAGATATGAGCCTGGATATGGGATACGCCGATGATTGGCTTATTGAAGGCAAGTGCGAGGGATTTGGCACAGACTACTCCGACGAGAAGCGAGCCGGGTAGTCCTGGTCCCTTCGTAACTGAGATTAAATCAATGTCTTGAATTTGAGCGTTTGCTTTCTTGAGTGCCTCATCAACGACGGGGATAATTGCTTCTAAATGTTTACGGGAGGCAATCTCGGGGACGACGCCTCCAAAAGCTTTGTGGAAATCTACTTGGGAAGCGACTACATTTGAGAGAAGGTTTTTACCATCTTTAACAACTGCAGCCGCCGTTTCATCACAGCTCGTTTCTATCCCTAAAACCAACATAGTATATTAAATTATAAGGTTTCCCTGTTTTCTTAACAAAGAAAATTAGGTTTTGATGGGTTATTTTGCCCTCCTGCCTTTTTATTTCTAAAAAATTTAACGATGCCACCATGGAGACACAGGGCGCTTTTACCTCAATTTTTAAACAAAGACTCTTGGACAAAATAATCAACAAGTTGACCTCCTCGCTTTTTCCCCTTAAGATTTTCTAAAATAAGAAAGGAGGTTTTGATTATGAAGGAAGAGAAGAATC
It contains:
- a CDS encoding flavodoxin family protein: MRVLVVYDSQTGNTEKMAEAIGEGAREAGADVVVAKVDIIFVNYFYSADVLFIGSPCYFGNVSWKIKRLFDQGPNLVGEFKGKLAGYFASSGTKRDGEYTLYFLRRFLEIHQMRILPGILSVGEPDDEILKQCREYGLQVRTIEI
- the tsaD gene encoding tRNA (adenosine(37)-N6)-threonylcarbamoyltransferase complex transferase subunit TsaD yields the protein MLVLGIETSCDETAAAVVKDGKNLLSNVVASQVDFHKAFGGVVPEIASRKHLEAIIPVVDEALKKANAQIQDIDLISVTKGPGLPGSLLVGVVCAKSLALAFNKPIIGVSHIQAHIYANFLINPDIPLPALCLVVSGGHTNLFILNEDKSVRYLGRTRDDAAGEAFDKVAKLLDLGYPGGPIIDKLAKEGNPKFIDFPRPLLPDSWDFSFSGLKTAVLREVRKFQAEGKIPVKDLCASFQEAVVDTLVEKTAMACKEFSLKRVLLGGGVIANSRLRAKFEERAREENWELYIPPLYLCTDNAGMIAVLGYYEFLKKGEEEFDVEPSLRI